ACTGTCGCGTCACAGCTCGCGGCCCTACTTCCTGGACTACGTCCAGTACCTGTTCACGGACTTCCTGGAGCTGGCCGGGGACAGGCACTTCGGGGATGACTCGTCCATCGTGGGCGGCTTCGCGCGCTTCGATGGGCAGGTGGTGATGCTCATCGGCCACCAGAAGGGGCGCAACACGAAGGAGAACATGGCGCGCAACTTCGGCATGCCGCGCCCGGAGGGCTACCGCAAGGCGCTTCGGCTGATGGAGATGGCCGAGCGCTTCGACAAGCCCATCCTCACCTTCGTGGACACGCCGGGCGCCTACCCGGGCATCGGCGCCGAGGAGCGCGGCCAGGCCGAGGCGATCGCCGTCAACCTGGAGGTGATGAGCCGGCTCAAGGTGCCCATCGTCTCCACGGTGGTGGGCGAGGGCGGCTCGGGCGGCGCGCTCGCCATCGGCGTGGGCAACCGCGTGCTGATGCTGGAGAACAGCATCTACTCGGTCATCTCCCCGGAGGCGTGCTCCTCCATCCTCTACCGCGACTCCACCAAGGCGGAGAAGGCGGCGGACGCGCTCAAGCTCACGGCGCGCGACCTCATGGGAATGAACGTCATCGACGAGATCATCTCCGAGCCCGCGGGCGGCGCGCACCGCGACCACGCCAAGGCGGCGCAGAACGTGGGGCAGGCGCTGCGCAAGCACCTCGACGAGCTGTCGGGCCTGTCTCCGGACGATCTCGTGAGGGATCGCTACGAGCGCTTCCGCAAGCTCGGTGTGTTCTCCGGACGTTAGCCGCACCGTGCCGCCTCCAGGAGAGAGCCCCTCAATGAGTTCCAGACCCTTCATCGTGGCCATCGACGGACCGGCGGGCGCGGGCAAGTCCACCGTGTCCAAGGTGCTCGCTCGCCGCCTGGGCTTCGCCCTGGTGGACACGGGTGCCATCTACCGGTGCGTGGCGCTCAAGGCGCGGCGCGAGGGGATCGCGTTCGACGACGACGCCGGGCTGGGCGCGCTGCTGGCGAGCGTGCACGTGTCCTTCGAGGTGGTGGGCGAGGACAACCACGTGTTCCTGGATGGCGAGGACGTGTCGGAGGAGATCCGCACGCCGGAGAACTCCATGGCGGCCTCGCAGGTGTCGAGCCGGCCCGTGGTGCGGGAGGGGCTGCTGTCGCTGCAGCGGCGGCTGGCGCTCCAGGCGCCCAAGGGCGCCATCCTCGAGGGGCGCGATATCGGCACGGTGGTGTTCCCGGACGCGGACGCCAAGTTCTTCCTGGAGGCGGATCCCGACATCCGCGCCCGGCGCCGCTTCGAGGAGCTGTTCCAGAAGGGCGTGGAGCGCACGCTGCCGGACGTCCTGGCCGATCAGGTCAAGCGCGACCAGGATGACGCTTCGCGCGCCGTGGCACCGCTCAAGCCGGCGGACGATGCCCGGCGGGTGGACTCCTCGCTGCTGCCGCTGTCCGAGGTGGTGCGCACGCTGGAGCAGGAGATCCTCGCGCGCATGGCCCGGCGCTGAGCGCCCCGCCTACTTGCGCCGGGGCCGGGAGAACCAGCCCATGATCGCCTCGAGGGCGCGGCGGTCCGCGTCGTCGAAGGTGGCCTTGTGCTCGGAGTCGATGTCGAGCACGGCGATGAGCTCGCGCTGGGGATTGTAGACGGGCACGACGATTTCCGAGGCCGAGCGGCCATCGCAGGTGATGTGGCCCGGGAAGGCGTGCACGTCCTCGACGATGACGGTGCGGCCCTCGGCGGCGGAGGTGCCGCACACGCCCTTGCCGAATCGGATCTCCAGGCAGCCGAGCGTGCCCTGGTAGGGGCCGACGCGCAGCAGCCTGCCCGGCTCCACCACGCGGTAGAAGCCCGTCCACAGGTGGCCGAAGGCGTGGTGCAGCAGACAGCTCATCGTGGCCATGGCCGCCACGTCGTCGTCGATGCCCTCCAGGACGGCCTCGACGTGTTGGTGCAGTTCGGCATAGGCCTCGGCCTTGGGTCGGCCACGCAGATCCAGGGTGACTTCCGCCATGGTGTGGACTCCTCGATACGGTCGCCGGAGGGGGTCCCCCAGGCGGTGCGTAGGTTTATCCTGAAGCCCTTTTCGCCGCGACTCCGAACACCGTGACACGCAGCGGAGAACTCCTGCCGACCCTGGTGACCTTCGATTGACGGCGCGGGCCACGCGCGAGGCGGGCGGCCCTACTCGAAGATGGGGACGGAGTCGTCCCGGGTCTCCTTGGTGGACTTGGCGGCCCGGGTCGGGCGGGCGGGCTCCACCGCGGCGGCCTTCAGCGGCGTCATCGTCACGCTCACGTCCTGCGAGTCCGACACGATCCCGGTGAAGTCCAGCTTGAGCTTGCGCTCCTCATACTGGGCCATGCGGAAGGTGAGTTCACGCACCTGGGTGCGCGGGAGCTGACGATCCAGCGGCGTCGTGCCGATCTGCACGTCCCCGTCGAACACGCTGGCGCCCGCGGGAGAAGAGCGGATGCGCACCAGGAGCGTGCCGTTGTCGGAGGGACGCGGCGCGGCGGCACTCGGCGTGGCGGGCTGTGACTTCGCCGTGACGGGGGCCGCCGAGGCCGGGGCGGGCTTGTTGGAGGGCCGCAGCGCGACGACCGCTCCGGCCGTGGCGAAGAGCACCAGCGACGCGACCGCGATGGAGATCTTCTTCACCGACCACTTGAAGGGCACCTCCTGGTGGGGCGGGGTGGATCGGGACGAGTTCGTCCTCGGGCGCATGCCCGGCGAGGTGGCGCCCACGCGGGAGGTGCCTCCCCCGACGCTGCTGGGCTGGCGCGATCCCGGCGCCGCGTTCCTCACGGCGGAAGGCTGGCCGGCACGGGAGCCAGAGGCGGGTGTCCCACTCCGGGCGCCCGAGCCCGGCTTGGGACGCACGGCGCTCGCGGAGGAGCGGCTGCGCGACCCGCTGCGCTGGCCGCCCCTGCTCTTGCTGCCACCGCCCGCTGCTTCGGGCGAGGAGTTGGTGGGCAGCGCGTCGAGCTGCTGCGCGGACAGGGACGCCACCGCTTCCAACATGGCGTCGATGAACTCCTCGGCGCTCTGGTAGCGGTCCTCCTTCTCGGGGGCGAGCGCGATCTGGAAGAACTCCTCCAGGGCCTGGGGCACGGGCGCTCCCTGGCGCTTGGAGGCCACCGTGGGCACCGGCTGCGTCAGCGCGGCGGTGAGCGCCTTGCGCACCGAGTTGGCCCCATAGGGCGAGGTGCCCGTGAGGCAGTAATAGAAGACGCCGCCCATCGAGTAGAGGTCGGAGCGGTGGTCCACGTGATCGCCCCCGGCCTGCTCGGGCGGCATGTACTGGGGCGTGCCGAGCACCTGTCCGGTGGTGGTGAGCTGCTGCTCCTCCTCGATCTCCAGCGCCTTCACCAGGCCGAAGTCCAGCACCTTGACGAAGTCCCGCCCGTCGAGCTGCTGCACCATGATGTTGTGCGGCTTGATGTCGCGGTGGACGGCGGCCTGCTCGTGCGCGTGGGCGAGGCCCCGGCATGCCTGCTCGATGACGTCCACCGCGCGGCGCAGGCTCATGGGGCCATCGCGCTTGACGAGCTCGCGCAGGCTCTCGCCCTCGAGCAGCTCCATGACGTAGTAGCAGGTACCGTCCTGGGCGCGGCCGAAGTCGTAGATGGTGATGACGTTGGGGTGGCGCAGCCGGCTGGCGACCTCCGCCTCGCGCCGGAAGCGCTCGAAGAACTGGGGCGCGGCGGCGAGCGAGGGGTTGAGCGTCTTGACGGCGACCGGACGCTGCACGGACGTCTGGGTGGCGCGGAAGACCATGCC
Above is a window of Cystobacter fuscus DNA encoding:
- a CDS encoding GAF domain-containing protein; the protein is MAEVTLDLRGRPKAEAYAELHQHVEAVLEGIDDDVAAMATMSCLLHHAFGHLWTGFYRVVEPGRLLRVGPYQGTLGCLEIRFGKGVCGTSAAEGRTVIVEDVHAFPGHITCDGRSASEIVVPVYNPQRELIAVLDIDSEHKATFDDADRRALEAIMGWFSRPRRK
- a CDS encoding acetyl-CoA carboxylase carboxyltransferase subunit alpha; translation: MANGINYPLDFERPLIELEKKIGELKTLSESGSVDFSSEISKLEKKAKKLQTEIFSDLSRWQVVQLSRHSSRPYFLDYVQYLFTDFLELAGDRHFGDDSSIVGGFARFDGQVVMLIGHQKGRNTKENMARNFGMPRPEGYRKALRLMEMAERFDKPILTFVDTPGAYPGIGAEERGQAEAIAVNLEVMSRLKVPIVSTVVGEGGSGGALAIGVGNRVLMLENSIYSVISPEACSSILYRDSTKAEKAADALKLTARDLMGMNVIDEIISEPAGGAHRDHAKAAQNVGQALRKHLDELSGLSPDDLVRDRYERFRKLGVFSGR
- the cmk gene encoding (d)CMP kinase, with protein sequence MSSRPFIVAIDGPAGAGKSTVSKVLARRLGFALVDTGAIYRCVALKARREGIAFDDDAGLGALLASVHVSFEVVGEDNHVFLDGEDVSEEIRTPENSMAASQVSSRPVVREGLLSLQRRLALQAPKGAILEGRDIGTVVFPDADAKFFLEADPDIRARRRFEELFQKGVERTLPDVLADQVKRDQDDASRAVAPLKPADDARRVDSSLLPLSEVVRTLEQEILARMARR
- a CDS encoding serine/threonine protein kinase → MASPCQHCGSTDGPDHLCGGSQMALIGQVLDGRYQIEDVLGQGGMGMVFRATQTSVQRPVAVKTLNPSLAAAPQFFERFRREAEVASRLRHPNVITIYDFGRAQDGTCYYVMELLEGESLRELVKRDGPMSLRRAVDVIEQACRGLAHAHEQAAVHRDIKPHNIMVQQLDGRDFVKVLDFGLVKALEIEEEQQLTTTGQVLGTPQYMPPEQAGGDHVDHRSDLYSMGGVFYYCLTGTSPYGANSVRKALTAALTQPVPTVASKRQGAPVPQALEEFFQIALAPEKEDRYQSAEEFIDAMLEAVASLSAQQLDALPTNSSPEAAGGGSKSRGGQRSGSRSRSSASAVRPKPGSGARSGTPASGSRAGQPSAVRNAAPGSRQPSSVGGGTSRVGATSPGMRPRTNSSRSTPPHQEVPFKWSVKKISIAVASLVLFATAGAVVALRPSNKPAPASAAPVTAKSQPATPSAAAPRPSDNGTLLVRIRSSPAGASVFDGDVQIGTTPLDRQLPRTQVRELTFRMAQYEERKLKLDFTGIVSDSQDVSVTMTPLKAAAVEPARPTRAAKSTKETRDDSVPIFE